The Sorangiineae bacterium MSr11367 genome window below encodes:
- a CDS encoding alpha/beta fold hydrolase: MSTSTRKHTVVTSHGALAVEERGEGGLPVLLIHGNSFCRDVFRHQLQGRLAEKHRVIAFDLPGHGQSSNAVDPTTTYALGGLADAALELLDRLAVTEVIVFGWSLGGHIGIHMLSRFPGMRGLMITGSPPVPMGGMAQGFNAGPHMALAGKQDVSNTEIESFIHAIFGDGAEPFLRDAVARADGRFRKRLFEAARAGDGVDQRMTVESSPVPIAVVNGREDPVIKLDYFDTVAFGHLWEGQCHRLPGVGHVPFWSAPTDFNPILERFVRDVDIG; encoded by the coding sequence ATGAGCACTTCGACCCGGAAGCACACGGTGGTCACGTCCCATGGAGCTCTCGCCGTCGAGGAACGCGGGGAAGGGGGGCTGCCGGTGCTCTTGATCCACGGCAATTCATTCTGCCGCGATGTATTTCGTCATCAATTGCAGGGACGGCTCGCGGAAAAGCACCGTGTCATTGCCTTCGACTTGCCGGGACATGGGCAGTCGAGCAACGCCGTCGACCCCACGACGACGTACGCGCTCGGTGGATTGGCGGACGCCGCCTTGGAGCTGCTCGATCGCTTGGCGGTGACCGAGGTCATCGTGTTCGGGTGGTCCCTTGGTGGCCATATCGGTATCCACATGCTTTCCCGCTTTCCGGGAATGCGGGGGCTCATGATCACCGGCAGCCCGCCCGTTCCGATGGGCGGCATGGCACAAGGTTTCAACGCCGGGCCACACATGGCGCTGGCGGGCAAACAAGATGTTTCGAATACCGAAATCGAATCCTTCATTCACGCAATTTTCGGTGACGGCGCCGAGCCATTCCTTCGCGACGCCGTGGCCCGCGCGGATGGCCGTTTTCGCAAACGGCTTTTCGAAGCTGCGCGCGCCGGCGACGGTGTCGACCAGCGCATGACGGTGGAAAGTAGCCCCGTTCCCATCGCCGTGGTGAACGGTCGTGAAGACCCCGTGATCAAACTCGATTACTTCGACACTGTCGCCTTTGGCCATTTGTGGGAAGGCCAGTGCCATCGTCTCCCCGGCGTCGGTCACGTCCCGTTCTGGTCGGCGCCCACCGATTTCAACCCCATCCTCGAACGCTTCGTTCGCGACGTCGATATCGGCTGA
- a CDS encoding GNAT family N-acetyltransferase, whose translation MASSSEIHTDRLLLRDFRPSDVVEVFAYQRDPRYLLHTPWEERTESEVRSFVDLMIAWAEESPRTKFQLAIEREGRVIGSCGIRLAAAGEREGEYGCELAPAAWGQGYAMEASRAIVNFGFTSLGLHRIFSSTLAANAAAINLAERLGFRQEGRLRAQSWIRDGWRDSILLAMLETDWGLPQVPGP comes from the coding sequence ATGGCATCCTCGAGCGAGATTCACACGGACCGACTCCTCTTGCGCGACTTCCGCCCATCGGATGTCGTCGAGGTCTTCGCGTACCAGCGCGATCCCAGGTACCTGCTGCACACGCCCTGGGAGGAGCGCACCGAGTCGGAGGTGCGCAGTTTCGTCGACTTGATGATCGCGTGGGCGGAGGAATCACCGCGAACGAAATTCCAACTTGCCATCGAGCGCGAGGGTCGCGTGATCGGCAGCTGCGGCATCCGGCTGGCGGCGGCCGGCGAGCGCGAAGGCGAATACGGCTGCGAGCTCGCCCCCGCCGCATGGGGCCAGGGCTACGCCATGGAGGCGAGTCGCGCCATCGTGAACTTCGGATTCACCTCGCTCGGTCTCCATCGAATCTTTTCGAGCACCCTGGCGGCGAACGCGGCCGCCATCAACCTCGCCGAGCGTCTCGGCTTCCGCCAGGAGGGCCGCCTGCGCGCGCAATCGTGGATCCGCGATGGCTGGCGGGACTCCATCCTGCTCGCCATGTTGGAAACCGATTGGGGCCTGCCGCAGGTGCCGGGCCCCTAG
- a CDS encoding cupin domain-containing protein, which yields MTSIPATSAKPLYDAGTALYVRRSLEFAPHIQDLAGTLGIPSNSIECSFFCNPTNSVTLGHFDRSEVIVLQLRGRKTWRIAPNTFAPMPIDNWGFLDRVTSDVRLYASDAPPTTMPDGASSYALEAGSLLYVPRGYWHETITEEDALSFHINMTSLTRLDVLLVALRNELARDEWWRGPAYGLTAEEPGAIEEASAACAALRDGADRVNAQDLVRSSGRDGRIEAGTRFIRCGQAMFGIENLDQRTETAHVAIHAYHYRETTVTNLDVSFEFLPACRWIHGLMTGSTFDVSELIRVAPKLNLDDAKDLLSMLENARLVRRTRG from the coding sequence ATGACTTCGATTCCGGCGACCAGTGCAAAACCGCTCTACGATGCGGGCACCGCACTCTACGTACGGCGTTCACTCGAGTTTGCACCTCATATCCAGGATCTCGCAGGGACGTTGGGCATTCCCAGCAATTCCATAGAGTGCTCATTTTTCTGCAATCCTACAAATTCCGTCACCCTCGGACACTTCGACCGATCCGAAGTGATCGTGCTCCAGCTTCGCGGCCGCAAGACATGGCGCATTGCGCCCAACACCTTCGCCCCCATGCCCATCGACAACTGGGGTTTTCTGGATCGCGTGACGTCGGACGTCCGTCTGTACGCGAGCGATGCTCCTCCGACCACCATGCCCGATGGGGCCTCTTCGTACGCCCTAGAGGCAGGCTCCCTGCTGTACGTGCCGCGTGGCTATTGGCATGAGACGATCACCGAGGAGGATGCGTTATCGTTTCACATCAACATGACGTCGTTGACGCGACTCGATGTTTTGCTCGTTGCGCTGAGAAACGAGCTCGCCCGTGATGAATGGTGGCGAGGTCCGGCCTACGGTCTAACAGCTGAAGAACCGGGCGCCATCGAGGAAGCGAGCGCCGCGTGCGCCGCTCTTCGAGATGGTGCGGATCGGGTGAATGCCCAGGATCTCGTGCGTTCGTCAGGTCGCGATGGTCGCATCGAAGCTGGTACGCGCTTCATACGATGCGGTCAGGCAATGTTTGGCATCGAGAATCTAGACCAGCGCACCGAGACGGCACATGTTGCAATTCACGCGTATCACTATCGCGAAACGACTGTAACGAATCTCGATGTCAGTTTCGAGTTTCTTCCGGCATGCCGCTGGATTCATGGGCTCATGACCGGCAGCACATTCGACGTTAGTGAGCTCATTCGAGTCGCGCCCAAGCTCAACCTGGATGATGCGAAGGATCTCCTCAGCATGCTCGAGAACGCCCGCCTCGTGCGGCGCACAAGAGGGTAA
- a CDS encoding sigma-70 family RNA polymerase sigma factor: MPITARSRFLAELLPFVRAGVRRARLQACHADDALQQTLGTLALRVEELMEMDESRRAGYVFLVALRKAMALRKEIGLEYARATDAEVEEWDSVVALRGLTPEQLLRAAESAKRAARVFDTLGEHDRDLVIAAGDDGLSERELARKLGVSRGSVAYRLRLARDALARAWLGTTSWRGRAPR, translated from the coding sequence ATGCCGATTACGGCTCGATCTCGATTTCTCGCGGAGCTCCTTCCATTCGTCCGTGCAGGCGTGCGGCGAGCACGCTTGCAGGCGTGCCATGCGGACGATGCCCTCCAGCAAACCTTGGGCACCTTGGCGCTGCGGGTCGAGGAGCTGATGGAGATGGACGAATCGCGGCGTGCGGGATACGTCTTCCTCGTCGCGCTCCGCAAGGCCATGGCACTGCGAAAAGAGATCGGGCTGGAGTATGCGCGCGCCACCGATGCCGAGGTCGAAGAATGGGACTCCGTGGTTGCACTCCGGGGGCTGACCCCGGAGCAACTCCTCCGCGCGGCGGAAAGTGCAAAGAGGGCGGCGCGCGTCTTCGACACACTGGGCGAGCACGATCGCGATCTGGTCATCGCCGCTGGCGACGACGGCCTCTCCGAGCGGGAATTGGCCCGCAAGCTCGGTGTCTCCCGAGGCAGCGTCGCCTATCGATTGCGTCTCGCCCGCGATGCCCTGGCCCGCGCCTGGCTCGGCACCACCTCGTGGCGCGGACGCGCCCCACGCTAA
- a CDS encoding cupin domain-containing protein → MNVRKSSIPARNFKLSHESPPKPRGPSGEQKRLVRGSTVVASSRERDLGVRDCDKCPDCIEPESEHEQPRYPEQPTEPDADKLETEKWLAPFLERASDILEHRAQAFPATNERAALVRKLLPSWNIDDILGFARDEIIAWFQSLEQGHRTARVSPQAARRFYSAGIALLVQKIPQLELLAADVARVLGFPATSVRCSLFCNRRAARTLAHFDSADTLTVQITGSKTWRIAPNEHVRLPMDTWGHPDVPGHELRLYMHEQFPPTMPDENVESHRLEPGAMLYVPRGHWHETESSEESVSLHIQILPRTWADVVLKTLHSRLLRDESWRATAYRLWGLEREGDWDAAKALEALREVVGTLTPEDVHRPAPWTPTPDDCIAPRARGSVGVVASAKDYKSVRLTSEEFALEHATTVQMSPSYLRATLLVADGPDPLSAKDLAARVPDLSVDEALELVRLLCDVGYARRASAFAGV, encoded by the coding sequence ATGAATGTACGTAAATCAAGCATTCCCGCCCGGAATTTTAAGTTGAGCCACGAGAGCCCCCCCAAACCACGGGGGCCCTCTGGCGAGCAAAAGAGACTCGTTCGTGGCTCGACCGTCGTCGCAAGTTCACGCGAACGGGACCTGGGGGTGCGCGATTGTGACAAGTGCCCAGATTGCATTGAGCCAGAGTCCGAACATGAGCAACCCCGATATCCGGAGCAACCAACGGAACCTGACGCGGACAAGCTAGAAACGGAAAAATGGCTCGCTCCATTTTTGGAACGAGCTAGCGATATTCTCGAGCACCGTGCTCAGGCATTTCCCGCGACCAATGAACGTGCCGCACTCGTTCGAAAGCTCCTTCCTTCTTGGAATATCGACGATATTCTTGGATTTGCTCGCGACGAGATCATTGCGTGGTTTCAGTCTCTGGAGCAAGGCCACCGGACCGCCCGAGTGTCGCCCCAGGCGGCCCGAAGGTTCTATTCGGCGGGGATCGCGCTGCTCGTCCAAAAGATACCGCAGCTCGAGCTCCTTGCGGCGGACGTTGCTCGAGTGCTGGGCTTTCCGGCGACCAGCGTCCGATGCAGCCTATTCTGCAATCGCCGGGCGGCCAGGACGTTGGCCCACTTCGACTCCGCTGACACGCTGACCGTCCAAATTACTGGATCCAAGACCTGGCGTATCGCTCCCAATGAACACGTACGGCTGCCCATGGATACATGGGGGCATCCGGATGTTCCGGGACACGAATTGCGGCTTTACATGCATGAGCAATTTCCGCCGACGATGCCCGATGAGAACGTGGAAAGCCACCGACTCGAGCCGGGCGCGATGCTCTACGTCCCGCGCGGACATTGGCATGAGACCGAGTCCTCGGAAGAATCGGTGTCGCTTCACATTCAAATACTTCCAAGGACGTGGGCCGACGTCGTGTTGAAGACACTGCACTCTCGACTTCTCCGCGACGAGTCGTGGCGCGCGACGGCCTATCGGCTGTGGGGCCTGGAGCGCGAGGGGGATTGGGATGCGGCGAAGGCGCTCGAAGCTCTGCGCGAGGTCGTCGGGACGCTAACCCCGGAGGACGTGCATCGTCCGGCACCATGGACTCCGACGCCGGACGATTGCATTGCTCCTCGGGCGCGAGGATCGGTGGGCGTGGTGGCCTCGGCGAAAGACTACAAATCCGTGCGATTGACCTCGGAAGAATTTGCCCTGGAGCATGCGACCACGGTCCAGATGTCGCCGTCGTACCTCCGGGCGACGCTGCTTGTCGCGGATGGGCCAGATCCGCTCTCTGCAAAGGACCTGGCGGCACGCGTGCCAGATCTTTCCGTCGACGAGGCGCTCGAGCTCGTGCGTCTCCTTTGCGATGTAGGCTACGCTCGCAGGGCCTCAGCGTTCGCAGGAGTGTGA
- a CDS encoding protein kinase: MSSAKVAILPADALKVGVRILDHLHLEELLDEREGWHLFLADNQALSEFVLLAIAESTDALAACLAGPGQGRVARETTFGSWHIAEVELDEAHLWLFRDKLLRTPRGSMRGTLPSTSGLVERQLEEGSVFNGRYHIERWLGQGGMGEVYRAADGTFQRPVAIKVVRVDASAEGGDHEQAKRRLLNESRMVATLKHPNIVEIYDAGECDGLPYLALELCGDGGNLRSAMKTEASQEERLQWLSQIAEALAYAHEHGIVHRDVKPENVLLTDDKRVKVADFGIAKALRTERLQDDTTFGIVGTPRYMAPEQLLGHRLDARADQYAWGVMAYEVLTGVHPRMRDLASFQKGDSVVTGASLPPYLRRVLQRATANDPCARYPNFRKLLAELHRPPCIVARRWLAAGVAVLAAAGALCSMGARMKGGGPTSTQPPIASAVAQVAAAAPKSEAEGLLEQGIQFWADGSSMRARALFTRAAQLEPNNGRAHLLSLAVSASINPGLQDDASVAFALRGQFAPSEATLLQALNPLVEHPPDVATSTQRIEELASTYPDDPVVRLARAQHYVRSRETHRALNFAASLGNNSTAFWLGARAQLQLGDVAEARSLLEQCIASSPSAMDCLTWLTFLEAADGRCERSEETARKLIAKDSSNPFPYYSLANAVFGRTKSTEAARGILQARLEHTSPSKRPALQATLEFDLHVYDGDFTGADRELGVRQSSTTSSDANFRGMPLIYRVEMELELGRLQEARRAAREFVYRSEAWIPNAFMDTNIDGARLLYLTSQVSRAEFRLVREKFIAKQDERGPHFSSPANRWFDDYVEAVLDATDAKEAIAAMPADHVMDILDRDAYADARLGHVYLLAGRLGEAIPLLNRAVSSCTILMKPLTHVQALLWLGEALDQTGDHGGACKMYTKVVERWGREPRSVTARRARAKLSSCR, translated from the coding sequence ATGAGCAGTGCGAAGGTGGCGATCCTGCCGGCAGATGCGTTGAAGGTAGGTGTGCGCATTCTGGACCACCTGCATCTGGAAGAGCTGCTCGACGAACGTGAAGGGTGGCATCTCTTTCTCGCCGACAATCAAGCGCTCTCCGAGTTCGTATTGTTGGCTATCGCGGAGTCAACGGACGCCCTTGCGGCTTGCTTGGCAGGTCCGGGGCAAGGCCGCGTCGCCCGCGAAACGACGTTTGGCTCTTGGCATATTGCCGAAGTGGAGCTCGATGAAGCGCACTTGTGGCTCTTTCGCGACAAGTTGCTCCGGACGCCACGAGGCTCGATGAGGGGCACTCTTCCATCGACTTCGGGCCTCGTCGAGCGGCAGTTGGAGGAAGGTTCCGTCTTCAATGGGCGGTACCACATCGAGCGGTGGCTCGGCCAGGGCGGGATGGGGGAGGTTTATCGCGCGGCGGATGGGACCTTTCAGCGGCCCGTGGCCATCAAGGTCGTCCGGGTGGATGCATCCGCCGAAGGGGGAGATCACGAGCAGGCCAAACGGCGCCTCTTGAACGAGTCGCGTATGGTGGCCACGCTCAAACACCCGAACATCGTCGAAATCTACGATGCGGGGGAATGCGACGGCCTTCCTTATTTGGCGCTCGAGCTCTGTGGCGACGGCGGCAATCTTCGAAGTGCCATGAAGACGGAGGCGAGCCAAGAAGAGCGGTTGCAATGGCTCTCGCAAATCGCCGAGGCCCTCGCCTACGCCCACGAGCACGGGATCGTGCATCGGGACGTGAAGCCCGAGAATGTCCTTCTCACCGACGACAAGCGGGTAAAAGTCGCCGACTTTGGCATTGCCAAGGCCTTGCGAACCGAGCGCCTGCAAGACGATACGACGTTCGGCATCGTGGGCACACCGCGCTACATGGCCCCCGAGCAGCTCCTCGGGCATCGGCTGGACGCGCGCGCGGATCAATACGCGTGGGGCGTGATGGCCTACGAGGTCCTCACCGGGGTCCATCCGAGGATGCGCGACCTCGCAAGCTTCCAAAAAGGCGATTCCGTGGTCACCGGGGCCAGCCTGCCTCCGTACCTCCGTCGCGTGCTGCAGAGAGCCACCGCGAACGACCCGTGCGCACGGTATCCCAACTTTCGCAAATTGCTCGCCGAGCTGCATCGCCCCCCGTGCATCGTCGCTCGCCGATGGCTTGCGGCGGGGGTTGCCGTGCTCGCCGCCGCCGGCGCCCTGTGCTCTATGGGCGCCAGGATGAAGGGGGGCGGGCCGACATCGACACAGCCGCCGATCGCAAGCGCCGTCGCCCAGGTCGCCGCGGCCGCGCCGAAGTCCGAGGCGGAGGGGCTCCTCGAGCAAGGGATTCAGTTCTGGGCGGATGGTTCCAGTATGCGAGCCCGAGCACTCTTTACACGAGCCGCGCAGCTCGAACCAAACAATGGGCGTGCGCATCTGCTTTCATTGGCGGTCTCCGCAAGTATCAATCCCGGTCTCCAAGATGACGCATCCGTCGCGTTCGCGCTTCGCGGCCAGTTCGCGCCATCGGAGGCCACGTTGCTCCAAGCGTTGAATCCCCTCGTCGAACACCCGCCGGACGTGGCTACCAGCACACAGCGTATCGAGGAGCTCGCATCGACGTATCCCGACGATCCCGTCGTTCGGCTCGCGCGTGCGCAACATTATGTTCGATCCCGAGAGACACATCGCGCACTCAACTTTGCGGCAAGCCTTGGGAATAACTCGACCGCATTCTGGCTAGGTGCTCGGGCACAGCTCCAGCTGGGCGACGTCGCGGAGGCGCGAAGTCTGCTCGAGCAGTGCATTGCATCTTCTCCAAGCGCGATGGATTGCCTGACGTGGCTTACCTTTCTCGAGGCCGCCGATGGCCGATGCGAGCGGTCAGAGGAGACGGCGCGCAAACTGATCGCGAAGGATTCGAGCAACCCCTTTCCGTACTACTCGCTCGCAAATGCGGTATTCGGTCGGACGAAGTCTACCGAAGCGGCCCGAGGTATCCTGCAAGCTCGACTCGAGCATACTTCGCCGTCCAAGCGGCCGGCGCTGCAGGCAACACTCGAGTTCGACCTGCATGTATACGACGGCGATTTCACTGGCGCCGACCGCGAGCTCGGCGTGCGGCAATCCTCCACCACGTCGTCCGATGCGAATTTTCGTGGGATGCCGTTGATTTATCGTGTGGAGATGGAGCTCGAGTTGGGACGCCTCCAGGAGGCCCGGCGCGCAGCTCGAGAATTCGTATATCGAAGCGAAGCATGGATCCCGAATGCATTCATGGATACGAATATCGACGGGGCCCGACTCCTCTATTTGACATCCCAGGTCTCTCGAGCTGAATTCCGACTTGTACGCGAGAAATTTATCGCAAAGCAAGATGAGCGCGGGCCTCATTTTTCTTCTCCTGCGAACCGATGGTTCGATGATTACGTCGAAGCCGTACTCGATGCGACGGATGCAAAGGAGGCCATCGCGGCAATGCCCGCCGACCATGTCATGGACATTCTCGATCGCGACGCCTATGCGGACGCTCGATTGGGACACGTTTACCTTCTCGCCGGGCGTTTGGGTGAAGCCATCCCGCTTCTCAATCGCGCCGTATCGTCGTGCACGATACTCATGAAGCCATTGACCCACGTGCAAGCGCTTCTCTGGCTCGGCGAAGCGCTGGACCAAACGGGAGACCACGGCGGTGCTTGCAAAATGTACACGAAGGTCGTCGAACGATGGGGCCGTGAACCTCGCAGCGTGACGGCTCGACGTGCTCGGGCAAAGCTCTCGTCTTGCCGGTAA
- a CDS encoding protein kinase, whose product MKDVPGIGDVLASKYRVERVLGAGAMGVVVAARHEQLGSRVALKFMHGDAFRVKGAVARFVREARAAARLRSEHVARVGDFGTLESGAPYIVMEFLEGADLDAVLKQRGPLPIGEVVAYMFDACKAIDEAHAANIVHRDIKPKNLFLTYRHDGSPLIKVLDFGISKLMDPSGDETSVTATDTGSILGSPAFMSPEQIRSSKHVDARSDIYALGATIFQLTTNAYPYESTSVGELFAAVLYQPHRSLRELRPDAPEALEALVARCLKKEPAERFATVRELMAALAPLGEGAVPARWGPPAVQLSDSRDEHRGHGTLGDSDAGMESTLLVTQATTTGGRRDSRERRLSSTATIAGCLALIAAVALGAGLLLRKPRHVSTPPPPDVATADADPPEAASPSASVAPSVTTAESAAPPKAASKPSAPAPAKTPRPKPAKGAAAGVSSAPSATPDVFGTPE is encoded by the coding sequence GTGAAGGATGTTCCGGGAATCGGCGATGTGCTCGCGTCGAAGTACCGCGTGGAGCGGGTGCTCGGCGCAGGGGCGATGGGGGTGGTGGTGGCTGCGCGGCACGAGCAGCTCGGATCGCGGGTGGCGCTCAAGTTCATGCACGGCGATGCCTTCAGGGTCAAAGGTGCCGTGGCGCGTTTCGTACGGGAAGCCCGAGCAGCCGCGCGATTGCGCAGCGAGCATGTGGCACGCGTGGGCGATTTCGGCACGCTCGAATCGGGCGCGCCGTACATCGTGATGGAGTTCCTCGAGGGGGCCGATCTGGATGCGGTGCTCAAGCAGCGCGGGCCGCTCCCCATCGGCGAGGTGGTCGCGTACATGTTCGACGCGTGCAAGGCGATCGACGAAGCACACGCGGCCAACATCGTGCACCGCGACATCAAGCCGAAGAACCTGTTTTTGACGTATCGGCACGATGGGAGCCCGCTCATCAAGGTGCTCGACTTCGGGATTTCCAAGTTGATGGATCCCAGTGGTGACGAGACCAGTGTGACGGCCACCGACACGGGGTCGATTCTCGGTTCGCCCGCGTTCATGTCGCCCGAGCAGATTCGTAGCTCGAAGCATGTCGACGCGCGCTCGGACATCTATGCGCTCGGCGCGACGATATTTCAACTTACGACCAACGCATACCCTTACGAATCGACCTCGGTCGGTGAGTTGTTCGCGGCGGTGCTTTACCAGCCGCATCGCTCGCTGCGGGAGCTTCGTCCGGATGCGCCCGAGGCGCTCGAGGCACTGGTGGCGCGGTGTTTGAAAAAGGAGCCCGCGGAGCGCTTTGCGACGGTGCGCGAGTTGATGGCCGCACTCGCGCCGCTCGGGGAAGGGGCGGTGCCTGCTCGCTGGGGGCCGCCGGCCGTGCAGCTTTCGGATAGCCGTGACGAGCACCGAGGGCATGGCACGCTCGGCGACAGCGATGCGGGGATGGAGAGCACGTTGCTCGTCACGCAAGCGACGACCACGGGAGGGCGGCGCGATTCCCGGGAGCGCCGTCTCTCGTCGACGGCGACCATCGCGGGGTGCCTCGCGTTGATCGCGGCCGTGGCGCTCGGGGCGGGCCTTCTTCTGCGAAAGCCGCGCCACGTGTCCACGCCGCCACCGCCGGACGTGGCCACGGCCGACGCCGATCCCCCCGAGGCGGCGAGTCCGTCCGCGAGCGTTGCGCCCTCGGTGACCACTGCCGAGTCGGCGGCGCCGCCAAAGGCGGCTTCGAAGCCGTCGGCGCCGGCGCCCGCGAAAACTCCTCGCCCCAAGCCTGCGAAGGGCGCGGCAGCGGGCGTATCCAGCGCGCCCTCGGCAACACCCGACGTGTTCGGCACACCGGAATGA
- a CDS encoding DMT family transporter: MSESVAVKLVPWRINPWEMALICVTAVWGWTFVTVHDAIAVFPVSTFLSYRFTMAALLMGAALLPTLRRLTRQELLGGIGAGTALFAGYALQTAGLGSTTPSNASFITGLAVVFTPLLAFLLFRFRPHRKQIWGACLAAVGLGLLTMQGLAVHRGDALVLGCAIAFALHILVLSRVSPGAHPGRLTFVQLATVGLLGTIWAVGADEVVRPQGTQVWLALLVTAVVASSLAYFVQTKAQATTPPNRVALILTLEPVFGGVFGYWLAGDRLTRTNLVGAVLILAAIVVTEMRSSGEVGNVG, translated from the coding sequence ATGAGTGAGAGTGTCGCGGTAAAGTTGGTCCCATGGCGCATCAACCCTTGGGAGATGGCGCTGATCTGTGTGACGGCGGTTTGGGGATGGACCTTCGTCACCGTTCATGACGCGATCGCGGTCTTTCCCGTCTCCACGTTCCTTTCGTATCGCTTCACCATGGCGGCCCTCCTCATGGGCGCAGCACTTCTGCCCACGTTGCGCCGGCTCACGCGCCAGGAGCTTCTTGGCGGCATCGGTGCAGGGACGGCATTGTTTGCAGGGTATGCCCTTCAGACGGCGGGCCTTGGCTCGACCACGCCGTCCAATGCATCTTTCATTACGGGGTTGGCGGTGGTGTTCACCCCGCTGTTGGCCTTTTTGCTATTTCGATTTCGGCCGCATCGAAAACAGATTTGGGGAGCATGCCTCGCGGCGGTCGGTCTGGGATTGCTGACGATGCAAGGTCTGGCGGTGCATCGCGGCGATGCTCTGGTGCTTGGATGCGCCATCGCGTTTGCACTGCACATCCTCGTCTTGAGTCGGGTGAGTCCGGGGGCGCATCCCGGGAGGCTGACCTTCGTTCAGCTCGCGACCGTGGGACTCCTGGGAACCATTTGGGCCGTGGGGGCGGACGAGGTGGTGCGTCCGCAGGGCACGCAAGTGTGGCTTGCCCTTCTCGTGACGGCGGTCGTGGCTTCGTCGCTGGCGTATTTCGTACAGACGAAGGCGCAGGCGACGACGCCGCCAAATCGGGTGGCGTTGATTCTGACCTTGGAACCGGTCTTCGGCGGCGTGTTTGGCTATTGGCTTGCCGGCGATCGGTTGACGCGTACGAATCTCGTGGGGGCGGTCCTCATTCTCGCCGCCATCGTCGTGACCGAGATGCGCTCCTCGGGTGAAGTCGGTAATGTAGGATAG
- a CDS encoding MFS transporter, with translation MPTAMRPRSRIALTLLGVVLVAVNLRAPIAAVAPLLPQMRTDLGLSRSAGGLLTSLPLLCFGGLSTVAATLGRRIGSERALVFAMLAMAVGSAARIWSAPLLFAGSIVIGAAITVGNVLVPSVIKQHFDTKQGLVTGIYTGALIGGASLASAISAPLAHVDSVGWRGSLAAWTVPEVLALLVWIPSLRVPHRPPPVTPGSVSVLRSKITWGLSVFMGSQSLGYFAILTWFPALLQDQGVSAARAGGALAIFNVMGIVTALIMPSLAGRFSEQRGLALTIAAGWAVGISGLLLAPGAYVLWAIVLGLAQGASISLAFALIVLRSRTPEVARGLSGTVQSIGYLIGATGPFVLGALRDASPSWSVSLVALLSVVVPMAWGAWHAGRKATVG, from the coding sequence ATGCCCACGGCGATGCGGCCCCGCTCGAGAATCGCGCTCACGTTGCTCGGGGTCGTGCTCGTCGCGGTAAACTTGCGCGCCCCCATTGCGGCCGTGGCGCCCTTGCTGCCGCAGATGCGTACCGATCTCGGGCTATCGCGCAGTGCGGGCGGGTTGCTGACCTCGCTGCCGTTGCTTTGCTTCGGAGGTCTGTCGACGGTGGCCGCAACGTTGGGACGTCGCATCGGCAGCGAACGCGCGCTGGTGTTCGCGATGCTGGCCATGGCCGTGGGCAGCGCCGCACGGATCTGGAGCGCGCCGTTGCTCTTTGCCGGCAGCATCGTCATCGGCGCCGCCATCACCGTGGGCAACGTGCTCGTTCCCAGCGTGATCAAGCAGCACTTCGACACGAAGCAGGGCCTGGTCACCGGCATCTACACGGGTGCGCTCATCGGCGGCGCGTCGTTGGCCTCGGCCATCAGCGCACCGCTGGCCCACGTCGACAGCGTCGGCTGGCGCGGCTCCCTTGCCGCGTGGACCGTGCCCGAGGTCCTCGCGCTTCTCGTATGGATACCGTCGTTGCGCGTTCCGCATCGACCTCCGCCCGTAACCCCCGGCTCCGTGTCCGTGCTGCGCAGCAAGATCACGTGGGGTCTGTCGGTCTTCATGGGCTCGCAATCGCTCGGGTATTTCGCGATCCTCACGTGGTTTCCGGCCTTGCTGCAGGACCAAGGCGTGTCGGCGGCCCGCGCCGGGGGCGCATTGGCCATCTTCAATGTGATGGGCATCGTCACGGCGCTGATCATGCCGTCGCTGGCCGGGCGCTTTTCCGAACAACGCGGGCTGGCCCTCACCATTGCCGCGGGATGGGCCGTGGGCATTTCGGGGCTGCTGCTCGCGCCCGGCGCGTATGTCCTCTGGGCCATCGTCCTGGGCTTGGCCCAGGGCGCCTCGATCAGCCTCGCCTTCGCGCTGATCGTGCTGAGGTCGCGCACGCCGGAGGTCGCACGCGGATTGTCCGGGACCGTGCAATCGATTGGCTACCTCATTGGCGCGACGGGACCTTTCGTGCTCGGCGCCCTCCGCGATGCGAGCCCGAGTTGGTCGGTGTCCCTCGTGGCCTTGCTCAGCGTGGTCGTACCCATGGCCTGGGGCGCGTGGCACGCCGGCCGAAAAGCCACCGTTGGCTGA